The genomic stretch CCTCGCCTGGACGGTTGAGGAGGAACTGGTAGGCCGCAAAGCCTAGAACGGCCAGCGCTGCGACGGCGACGAGGGCGATCCGCGACGCCTTGCCTTTGCGCGTGCGGGGATGCGAGTGCGAACGGTTCATGGTCTGGCCTCCCGGCGTTTCATCGAGTACTAACAGGGAAACGGGCGAAGGGCTGGGGAGGATGCATTCGTGGTTTGTGGTGGCTTGTTTCAATTCCAAACCAGGGAAGGAGTTCTTTGAGGATCAGTTCGTGGCCGGCTCGGTTAGGGTGGTTCACTTGCGACATCAGGGACGGAAGGTCCGTGCCGGACTTCGTGGCCTTGAGGAACGCGTCGAACGAGTCGGCCAGGCCCGTGCCGTATTTCTTGGCCAGTCCCCGAATCTGCTCGGCGTGCAGGCTAAGGGGGTCCTTCGGGTCCTCGGGGTGGGCGGACTGGTCCCACGATGGCGTGAGCAGAATGACCTTCGCACCACCCTTGGTCGCCTGCTCGATCATCGACTCCCAGGCGGCTCGGGCCGCGTCCAACCCGAGGCGGCGGTCGTTGAGGCCGTAGTCGATGGTCACAACATCCGGCTTGAGGCTCATCACGTCCCTTTCAAACCGCGCGGCACCGGTGTCCGAGGCCTCGCCTCCGATCGCGGTGACGATCACGTTGACCACCGCGTGCGGGTATTTCTTCGCCAAGGCCTCGTGGAGAAGGTGGGGATACGCGTCGAATGTTTGGACGGTCGGCGTCACGAAGAACCCCGCGGGCACGCTGTGTCCGTGGCACACGATTGTCACGGTGCGGTTTCCAGGCCACTTGGCTTCAAGGAGCCCGACCAACGGCCGGGCAAAGGCGGCGGGCTGGGCGATTTGGCCGCCCGTCAGGTGAATCGCGAGAAGGCCCAATGGAAGCAACATTCCCTACTCTAACACCTGGGGCTGCGCTAGGCCAGCGGCGTCCGCTCCAGGACGGGCTCGTCCTCGACGAGATGGCCGTCGCGGAAGTGGACGATCCGCTTGGCGTGCTCCGCGATGTCGAGCTCGTGCGTGACCATGATGATCGTCTTGCCCTCTTCGTTCAGGCGTCGAAAGATCGCCATGATCTCCTTGCCCGTCGCCGAGTCGAGCTGCCCCGTGGGTTCGTCGGCGAGGATCAAGGGTGGGTCGTTGATCAGCGCCCGGGCGATCGCGACGCGCTGCTGCTCGCCGCCGGAAAGCTCGTTGGGCTTGTGCCACGCCCGGCGGCTGAGCCCGACCATCTCGAGGCTGCGCATGGCGGCCTCGCGTTTATTCAGTCGCGAGCCGAACGCGTAGTACACCGGCAACTCCACGTTGTCCAGCGCCGAGGTTCGCCCGAGCAGGTTGAACGTCTGGAACACGAAGCCGATCTTGCGGTTGCGCAGGTGCGACAGCTCGTCGTCGTCGAGAAGCGCGACCTCGATGCCGTCCAGTTCGTACGAGCCTCCGCTCAGCTCGTCGAGGCAGCCCACGACGTTGAGAAACGTGGACTTGCCCGAACCCGAGGGCCCCATGATGGCCACGAACTCCCCCGCCTCGATCGTGAGCGACACGTCCTTGAGGGCGTGGACCTCCAGGTCTCCCGATCCGTAGGTGCGGGAGAGGTTCCTGGTGCGGATGATCGGGGCTCCGGGCACTCCGGCGCTACTCATAGCGAAGCGCCTCCACCGGCCGCATCCGCGAGGCTTTGAGCGCCGGATAGAAGCCGAAGAACACCCCCACGACCGCGGAGAATCCGAAGGCGACGAAGATCGCCGTGGCGTTGACGGTGACCTCCCACTCGTTCATCGAACCGATCAAGGAAGAGCCCCCGACGCCGACGGCCGTCCCCAACAGCCCACCTGCGAGCGCCAGGAACAGCGCCTCCAGGATGAACTGGTAGAGCACGTCCCGCTTGCGCGCGCCGATCGCCTTGCGGATGCCGATCTCGCGCGTGCGCTCGGTGACCGAGACCAGCATGATGTTCATGATCCCGATCCCGCCCACGAACAGCGACACGACGGCCAGCGCGGTGATGAGGGCGGCGAAGGTGTCCTGCTGCGCCGTCTGCATCTCGGCGAGGTCGGCCTGGTTGAACACACGGTAGTCCGCTTGGCCGCCGTGGCGGCTCTTCAAGATCCCCTCGACCTGCTGCTGCGCGGTGTTCATCTCCGCGAACGAGCGCGCCTGGATCGTGATGGTGTCCAGCGATTTGACGCCCATCAGCCTCTCCATGCCAGTCGTGTACGGAATGTAGACCCCGTCGTCGGGGTTCCGGAAGCCCATGCCGCCCTTGGCCGTCAACACCCCGACGACGGTGAACGTCTGGCCCGCGATGCGGATCGTCTTGTGCAGCGCGGACTCCTGGTCGAACAGTTCTTTGTAGGTGTCGGCGCCCAACACGACCACGCGCTTCTTGCCCGACACTTCGGCCGAACTGAAGAATCGCCCCTTGTCGATGGGGTGGTTGCTGATCGCGGGATAGCTGACGTCGACTCCGTTGATGGGGACGCGGGAGTTCTTGTTCTGGTACTTGACCTGCATCGAATTGCGGACTTGCGCCGAGACCGTGGCCACCGCCGGCGCCGACTTGAGGGCCTCCGCGTCTTCCGGCGTGAGCGTTTGGCTCGAACCCATGCCAAAGCCGACCCCGCCTCGGTTGCGCGACCCGGGTCGGATCGTGAGCACGTTGGTGCCGAGCTGTTCGACCCGCTGCATCACGGACTGGCGGGACCCCTCGCCGATGCCGATCGCCACGATCACCGCCCCCACGCCGATGATCACGCCGAGCATCGTCAGCAGCGAGCGGATTCGGTTCGCCGAAAGTCCGCGCATCGCCATGACGAGCGCCACGCGCAGGGGTTCGACCGGAGAGAACCGCTGCGACGGGTGAAACGCCGCCGCGGAGCGTTCGACCAGGGCGTCCATCGCTACCTCCTGCCTCCAAAGCCGCCGCCGAATCCGCGCATGCCCGAGTTCTCCTCCGAAAGGTCCACGGGATCGAAAGCGAGCTTCTCGCCCTCCTTCAGCCCCGACGTCACCTCGACGAACGTGTCGCCTTCGATTCCGGTCTTGATCCGTCGCTTCTCGCTGCGGAGCAGTTGCACCATCTCGGGGTTCTCCGAAGGTTTGGAGTCGAGGATCACGAGCACGAAGGACCCTTGGTCGTCGCGCTGGATGGCGCCGGGTGGGATGCGGATCGCGTCCTCAGCTTGTTCCACGACGAAGGTGCACGTGGCGTTCATGCTCGGCTTGAGTTTGCGGAAGTCATCTCCCGTGTTCTCGACCTCGACCCGGACGGCGACCGTCGTGATGTTCTGGTCGAGTTGGGCCCGCGGTTCGATCCGGATCACCTTGCCTTTGTAGGGGGCTCCAGGGTAGGCGTCCACGTCGATCTCGGCCTCCTGGCCCACGCGGATGCGACCAATGTCGGTCTCGTCCACCAGCACGTTGACGTACATGCGCGACACGTCGCCCAGCTGCAGGATCGAGGTGCCGGGGGAGCTGAGCGATTGGCCCGAGGTGATGATGGTGCCCTGCTCGACGTATTTCTGCAGCACGACGCCCTCGGAGGGGGCGCGCAGGGTCGTAGAGTCCAGCGTCTTCTGCGCGTTGGCGAGGCTTGCCTCGGCACGGAACACGGCGGCGTCCGAGGCGGTGATGTCGAGCTTGCGGATGGTGTTGTTGCGCAGGCCGGCCTCCGCGCTCTTGAGAGCGACTTCGGCCTGGCGCACCGATTGTTGGGCGGAAAGCAGATCGGATTGGGCAATCTCGAGATCGTTCTTGCGCGCTTGGATCTGCACTCGCTGCGCCTTGGCCGACTCGAGCTGCGCCTTGGCCTGAGCGACCTGCGCGTCCGAGACGTTCCGGGCTGAGCGCTGCGTGTCCGGCAGGGTGTTCGACGCCGTGCGGGCCACGGCGAGCTGAGCGTCGGCGCTTGCCAACGCCTCCTTGGCTTGTTCGACGACGCGCGGCGCGACGTAGCCCGACGCGGCGAGCTCCTTCTGCCTTTCGAACTCCGCCTGGGCCGCGGACTGGGACTCGATGGCGCGCTTGAGCGCCGCGGCGGTCTCCGCGCGTTGGTTCGCCTGCTGCAGATCGAGCTGCTGGCGCGCTTCGAGGGCGGCGCGATACGACTGCTCGGCCGCCTGGATGGCGGACTCCGTTTGGATGGGTTGGGCCTTGGCGGCGTCTTGCGCGGACCGAAGTCGGGCCTTGGCGGACTCCAAACTTGCGCGCGCGCTGTTGAGCCGCGCCTGGGCGTCCGTCTTGGCGGTCGACGTTTGCACGGCGGTAAGCCCCTGGGTTTCGCTGCTTTGGTCGCGGCGCGCTCGTGCCGAGCGCAGTTCGGCCTCGGCCTGGTCGACCGCGAGCTGAGAGTCCGACGGATCGATGCGCGCCAAGATCTGCCCCTCCTTCACCACGTCGCCCACTTCGACGGCCATCTCGTCCACGCGGCCACCCGCCTTGGATTTGATGTCCACCAGGGTCCACGGCTGCAAAGTTCCCGTGGCGACGACGGTCGACGCCACCTCGCCTCGTCCGACTTCGGCGACGCGATAGACCTTGAGATCGGGCGTCTCCACCTTCCGGAAGAAGAAGAACCAGATCGCGAGGGCAACGATCGCCAGGACGGCGACCCCGAGGGGCCACCGGTTCGGAGCGGGGCGGACAGGTGGATCGAAGGCGTTGGGGGTTGGGTTGGAGTCGGCTGGCATGGAATCCTCGTGGAGTCCGGCGATTGCCCCGCGGGGGCGGCCGCGCAATCGCGGTGCCGGTCTCGATCAGGGGGCGCCCCAACGAGGGCGTCCTCCCTTGAGAATGGCTACGTTGAAACACGGATTGCAAGTTGCCGCGCGGGCAACCACCACCTGCTGTCACCCCTGTGCCATGCCGATGGGGCCCGAAAGGAACATCGCTGAGGGTGTGGCGACCATAGCAACCTTTAACAAAGGGCAGGGCTTCGACGCTTCCTGAGCAAGCTCAAGATTAAGAAATCATGTTAATAACTTCTGCTTAACCTGGGCCTCCCAAATTCCTTCGGGAGTACCCCCAAATGAAAAAGGCATTTACGTTGATTGAACTGCTCGTCGTGATCG from Fimbriimonadaceae bacterium encodes the following:
- a CDS encoding SGNH/GDSL hydrolase family protein → MLLPLGLLAIHLTGGQIAQPAAFARPLVGLLEAKWPGNRTVTIVCHGHSVPAGFFVTPTVQTFDAYPHLLHEALAKKYPHAVVNVIVTAIGGEASDTGAARFERDVMSLKPDVVTIDYGLNDRRLGLDAARAAWESMIEQATKGGAKVILLTPSWDQSAHPEDPKDPLSLHAEQIRGLAKKYGTGLADSFDAFLKATKSGTDLPSLMSQVNHPNRAGHELILKELLPWFGIETSHHKPRMHPPQPFARFPVSTR
- a CDS encoding ABC transporter ATP-binding protein; translation: MSSAGVPGAPIIRTRNLSRTYGSGDLEVHALKDVSLTIEAGEFVAIMGPSGSGKSTFLNVVGCLDELSGGSYELDGIEVALLDDDELSHLRNRKIGFVFQTFNLLGRTSALDNVELPVYYAFGSRLNKREAAMRSLEMVGLSRRAWHKPNELSGGEQQRVAIARALINDPPLILADEPTGQLDSATGKEIMAIFRRLNEEGKTIIMVTHELDIAEHAKRIVHFRDGHLVEDEPVLERTPLA
- a CDS encoding ABC transporter permease gives rise to the protein MDALVERSAAAFHPSQRFSPVEPLRVALVMAMRGLSANRIRSLLTMLGVIIGVGAVIVAIGIGEGSRQSVMQRVEQLGTNVLTIRPGSRNRGGVGFGMGSSQTLTPEDAEALKSAPAVATVSAQVRNSMQVKYQNKNSRVPINGVDVSYPAISNHPIDKGRFFSSAEVSGKKRVVVLGADTYKELFDQESALHKTIRIAGQTFTVVGVLTAKGGMGFRNPDDGVYIPYTTGMERLMGVKSLDTITIQARSFAEMNTAQQQVEGILKSRHGGQADYRVFNQADLAEMQTAQQDTFAALITALAVVSLFVGGIGIMNIMLVSVTERTREIGIRKAIGARKRDVLYQFILEALFLALAGGLLGTAVGVGGSSLIGSMNEWEVTVNATAIFVAFGFSAVVGVFFGFYPALKASRMRPVEALRYE
- a CDS encoding efflux RND transporter periplasmic adaptor subunit, with amino-acid sequence MPADSNPTPNAFDPPVRPAPNRWPLGVAVLAIVALAIWFFFFRKVETPDLKVYRVAEVGRGEVASTVVATGTLQPWTLVDIKSKAGGRVDEMAVEVGDVVKEGQILARIDPSDSQLAVDQAEAELRSARARRDQSSETQGLTAVQTSTAKTDAQARLNSARASLESAKARLRSAQDAAKAQPIQTESAIQAAEQSYRAALEARQQLDLQQANQRAETAAALKRAIESQSAAQAEFERQKELAASGYVAPRVVEQAKEALASADAQLAVARTASNTLPDTQRSARNVSDAQVAQAKAQLESAKAQRVQIQARKNDLEIAQSDLLSAQQSVRQAEVALKSAEAGLRNNTIRKLDITASDAAVFRAEASLANAQKTLDSTTLRAPSEGVVLQKYVEQGTIITSGQSLSSPGTSILQLGDVSRMYVNVLVDETDIGRIRVGQEAEIDVDAYPGAPYKGKVIRIEPRAQLDQNITTVAVRVEVENTGDDFRKLKPSMNATCTFVVEQAEDAIRIPPGAIQRDDQGSFVLVILDSKPSENPEMVQLLRSEKRRIKTGIEGDTFVEVTSGLKEGEKLAFDPVDLSEENSGMRGFGGGFGGRR